One genomic segment of Musa acuminata AAA Group cultivar baxijiao chromosome BXJ3-3, Cavendish_Baxijiao_AAA, whole genome shotgun sequence includes these proteins:
- the LOC135632589 gene encoding heparanase-like protein 1 yields MSSSTLLGPWDPENARFFIRHIVQNKQYVDSWEFGNELCGNGGKPNFLVDGKQYGLDLIAFKAMLIDEYAKFGGPPKVAAPGGFYVEDWYKNMLSTSGYGVVDIVTHHVYNLGSGGDGNLVDKVTDPKVLDNIVRTYNEVVGTIKSAGPWSSAWVGESGGAHSSGGKGLSNTFANSFWYLDQLGMVSRHHHKVFCRQTLIGGNYGLLDHDTFVPNPDYYRFVSMPGGVTLLLINLSDSITFEIEINGGTKSSEREIRSRPLAKDDKDQSKREAFHLTPKDGDIQSTVMLLNGKELRLDGKNSIPALDPMVVEASDPLRIAPRSIAFVKLKDFNAAACR; encoded by the exons ATGAGTTCTTCAACACTACTGG GACCATGGGACCCCGAGAATGCTCGTTTCTTCATCCGACACATCGTCCAGAACAAACAATACGTCGATTCATGGGAGTTTG GCAACGAGCTGTGCGGAAATGGCGGCAAACCCAACTTCCTCGTGGACGGCAAGCAGTACGGGTTGGACCTGATCGCCTTCAAGGCGATGCTCATCGATGAGTACGCTAAATTCGGAGGTCCACCGAAGGTCGCGGCGCCGGGTGGGTTCTACGTCGAGGACTGGTACAAGAACATGCTGTCCACCTCGGGCTACGGCGTCGTCGACATCGTCACGCATCACGTCTACAACCTCGGCTCAG GTGGTGATGGGAACCTAGTCGACAAGGTCACCGATCCCAAAGTGCTGGACAATATTGTCCGTACGTACAACGAGGTCGTGGGTACCATCAAGAGCGCCGGCCCTTGGAGCTCTGCCTGGGTGGGAGAATCCGGTGGCGCTCACAGTAGCGGCGGCAAGGGGCTGTCGAACACCTTTGCGAATAGTTTCTG GTACTTGGATCAGCTTGGGATGGTGTCCAGGCATCATCACAAGGTCTTCTGCCGGCAAACCTTGATCGGAGGCAACTACGGCCTCCTCGACCACGACACCTTCGTGCCAAACCCCGACTACTACAGGTTTGTTTCCATG CCTGGTGGTGTTACCTTACTGCTGATCAACCTCTCGGACTCGATCACGTTCGAGATTGAGATTAATGGCGGCACCAAATCGTCCGAACGTGAGATCAGGTCTCGTCCGTTGGCCAAAGACGACAAGGATCAAAGCAAGAGGGAGGCGTTCCATCTCACACCCAAAGATGGCGATATCCAGAGCACTGTGATGCTTCTCAATGGAAAGGAACTGAGGCTCGACGGCAAGAACAGCATCCCTGCTTTGGATCCCATGGTCGTCGAAGCTTCTGATCCTCTTCGCATTGCTCCTCGCTCGATTGCCTTCGTCAAGCTCAAGGACTTCAATGCCGCTGCTTGCAGATAG
- the LOC135632427 gene encoding microtubule-destabilizing protein 60-like — protein MATPSKKTLPSRSPTSEILKVSENFDPNVPISPPFSSKKPIESPAILSVQLKKANPKTPGRIFVPPPPPERAGKFIVAKKSSGRAGKGLDFEKCRKEAYEALRASQEEFFRRGCSSGAAWVADSAPGEADRSKDGSEKDGTNETGEIVSSGAQELEGDSEVTKMRTLVMEKAMSSMPEPGSGRVKHLVKAFESLLSIPKDDEGENFDEEKKPSNWTLLGLQQSAKVVEAGPSSTSFFSSAEFFPSREFERGLRLYSSIECHSDRSSWGSRTSGRGRNKRNSSESLRRSWNKMLKVTIQHPFKLRTEQRGRIKEEQFIKKVKDMLMVEEKQRIPIAQGLPWTTDEPEHLVKPTVKESTEPIDILLHSDVRAAERAEFDQFVTERINFAEQLRSEREMQQKLEEEEEIRRLRRELVPKAQPMPYFDRPFVPKKSERPQTIPKEPRFHIRPRKSSCASMLQR, from the exons ATGGCGACTCCCTCGAAGAAGACGTTGCCATCTCGATCTCCGACCTCGGAGATTCTGAAGGTTTCCGAGAATTTCGATCCCAACGTTCCGATTTCGCCCCCTTTTTCTTCTAAGAAACCGATCGAATCTCCGGCGATCCTGTCGGTGCAGTTGAAGAAGGCCAACCCCAAAACCCCTGGTCGGATCTTCGTGCCGCCGCCCCCGCCAGAGCGGGCCGGGAAGTTCATCGTCGCCAAGAAGAGCTCCGGGAGGGCGGGGAAGGGCCTCGATTTTGAGAAGTGCCGGAAAGAAGCCTACGAGGCCCTCCGTGCATCGCAGGAAGAGTTCTTCAGGAGAGGTTGCTCCTCTGGAGCCGCCTGGGTTGCGGACTCGGCACCTGGTGAAGCTGACAGGTCCAAAGATGGATCTGAGAAGGATGGGACGAATGAGACGGGGGAGATCGTGAGTTCGGGGGCTCAAGAGCTGGAGGGAGATTCCGAGGTGACAAAGATGAGGACCTTGGTGATGGAGAAGGCGATGAGCAGTATGCCTGAACCGGGATCTGGCCGCGTTAAGCATTTGGTCAAGGCATTCGAGAGCCTCCTTTCCATTCCGAAGGATGATGAGGGCGAAAATTTTGACGAAGAAAAGAAGCCTTCGAACTGGACATTGCTGGGATTACAGCAATCTGCCAAGGTCGTGGAGGCTGGACCTTCTTCTACATCCTTTTTCTCTTCGGCAGAGTTCTTCCCTTCCAGAGAATTTGAAAGGGGCTTGAGGTTGTATTCTTCGATAGAGTGTCACAGTGACAG GTCGAGTTGGGGGAGCAGGACATCTGGTAGAGGAAGAAACAAACGCAAT AGCTCTGAATCTTTGAGAAGGAGCTGGAATAAGATGCTTAAAGTGACAATCCAGCATCCATTCAAATTGAGGACTGAG CAAAGAGGAAGGATTAAGGAAGAACAGTTTATCAAGAAAGTGAAAGATATGCTGATGGTGGAGGAGAAGCAACGCATACCTATTGCTCAAGGCCTTCCATGGACCACAGATGAACCTGAG CATTTGGTCAAGCCCACTGTGAAGGAAAGCACTGAGCCAATAGACATTTTGTTGCATAGCGATGTCCGTGCAGCAGAAAGGGCTGAGTTTGATCAATTT GTCACGGAGCGGATAAACTTTGCTGAACAATTAAGATCGGAAAGAGAGATGCAGCAAAAG ttggaggaagaagaagaaatacgGAGACTCAGAAGAGAGCTTGTGCCTAAAGCTCAGCCTATGCCATATTTCGATCGACCCTTTGTTCCTAAGAA GTCAGAAAGGCCTCAAACAATCCCGAAGGAGCCAAGATTCCATATTCGCCCAAGAAAATCTTCatg TGCTTCAATGTTGCAAAGATGA
- the LOC135632714 gene encoding EID1-like F-box protein 2 → MLLPKQYRCTHSAACICIKGHLSEDAIYLIFQHLNWNPRLISLMSCVCKWFDEIAKRILWKEFCRTRAPKMMRDLQSSGSHNVDGNWKALAKLLIYCSGCSQRTLFDLTHVPGHFVYKTRFSKTLGKSFLIPQCRKDVLYVSDLCEHLDQGDDGDVGFFRGVFESFSVSRVRKMLIDRKASLHPSEVCPYCKAKLWNMLQAKLIPRSVGIRLDAYDDSIECYVCLNGHMLGACTLQPLSDSEGASDFDEHKDRLKPRILSATM, encoded by the exons ATGTTGTTACCAAAGCAATATCGTTGCACTCATTCAGCTGCATGCATATGCATTAAAGGTCACCTGAGCGAGGATGCCATCTATCTCATTTTCCAACATCTGAACTGGAACCCTAGACTGATTTCTCTAATGTCCTGTGTTTGCAAATGGTTTGATGAGATCGCCAAGCGGATCTTGTGGAAAGAGTTTTGTCGAACAAGGGCCCCGAAAATGATGCGGGATTTGCAATCCTCTGGAAGTCACAACGTCGATGGAAACTGGAAGGCACTCGCAAAGCTTCTTATCTATTGTTCAGGTTGCAGCCAGAGAACCCTTTTTGATCTCACCCATGTCCCAGGTCATTTTGTTTACAAGACTAGGTTTTCTAAGACTTTAGGAAAGAGTTTTCTTATCCCACAGTGCAGGAAAGATGTGTTGTATGTGTCGGACCTCTGTGAACATCTTGATCAAGGAGATGATGGTGATGTAGGATTTTTCCGAGGTGTGTTTGAGTCGTTTTCTGTTTCAAGGGTTAGAAAGATGCTGATCGATCGGAAGGCCAGTCTCCATCCTTCGGAGGTGTGTCCATATTGTAAGGCAAAATTGTGGAACATGCTGCAGGCAAAGTTGATACCAAGGAGTGTCGGCATCAGATTGGATGCTTATGATGATAGCATCGAGTGCTATGTTTGTCTCAACGGCCACATGCTTGGAGCATGCACTCTTCAACCACTCTCGGATTCTGAGGGGGCATCTGATTTCGACGAGCACAAG GATCGATTGAAGCCCAGAATTCTGAGTGCAACCATGTAG
- the LOC103979835 gene encoding UDP-glucose 6-dehydrogenase 4, with protein sequence MVKICCIGAGYVGGPTMAVIALKCPSIEVVVVDISATRIAAWNSDQLPIYEPGLEDVVKQCRGRNLFFSTDVEKHVCEADIIFVSVNTPTKTRGLGAGKAADLTYWESAARMIADVSKSDKIVVEKSTVPVKTAEAIEKILTHNSKGISYQILSNPEFLAEGTAIQDLFNPDRVLIGGRETPEGRKAVQALKEVYANWVPEDRIITTNLWSAELSKLAANAILAQRISSVNAISALCEATGANVSEVAYAVGKDSRIGPKFLNASVGFGGSCFQKDILNLVYICECNGLPEVATYWKQVIKINDYQKSRFVNRVVSSMFNTVSGKKIAVLGFAFKKDTGDTRETPAIDVCKGLLGDKAKISIYDPQVSADQIRRDLAMNKFDWDHPIHLQPTSPTAVKEVTVTWDAYEATKGAHGVCILTEWDEFKRLDYAKIYENMQKPAFIFDGRNVVDPEKLREIGFIVYSIGKPLDQWLKDMPAVV encoded by the coding sequence ATGGTGAAGATCTGCTGCATTGGGGCTGGCTATGTCGGTGGCCCGACCATGGCCGTCATTGCCTTGAAATGCCCATCCATTGAGGTGGTCGTTGTGGACATCTCTGCCACTCGCATTGCGGCATGGAACAGCGATCAACTCCCAATCTATGAACCAGGGCTTGAAGACGTGGTTAAGCAGTGCCGAGGGAGGAACCTCTTCTTCAGTACTGATGTAGAAAAGCATGTCTGTGAAGCTGATATCATCTTTGTCTCGGTGAACACGCCGACCAAAACCCGTGGCCTTGGTGCAGGTAAGGCAGCTGATCTTACCTACTGGGAGAGTGCAGCTCGCATGATCGCTGATGTATCCAAATCTGACAAAATTGTGGTTGAGAAGTCCACTGTCCCTGTAAAGACCGCCGAGGCAATCGAAAAGATCTTAACCCACAACAGCAAAGGCATCAGCTACCAGATCCTCTCCAACCCAGAGTTTCTTGCAGAGGGTACAGCAATTCAGGACTTGTTCAACCCTGATCGAGTGCTTATAGGTGGTCGGGAGACCCCAGAGGGTCGGAAGGCGGTCCAAGCACTGAAAGAGGTCTATGCCAATTGGGTTCCTGAGGATAGAATCATCACAACCAATCTATGGTCTGCTGAGCTATCCAAGCTTGCTGCTAATGCCATCTTGGCTCAAAGGATCTCGTCGGTGAATGCCATTTCAGCGCTCTGTGAGGCCACGGGTGCCAACGTGTCTGAGGTCGCCTATGCTGTTGGAAAAGACTCCAGGATCGGGCCTAAGTTCTTGAATGCGAGTGTGGGGTTTGGTGGCTCCTGCTTCCAAAAGGACATCCTTAACCTGGTCTACATCTGCGAGTGCAATGGTCTTCCAGAGGTGGCCACTTACTGGAAGCAAGTTATCAAGATCAATGACTACCAGAAAAGCAGGTTCGTGAACCGGGTGGTTTCTTCCATGTTCAACACTGTTTCTGGAAAGAAGATTGCTGTGCTTGGGTTTGCATTCAAGAAGGACACAGGTGACACGAGGGAGACTCCAGCCATCGATGTTTGCAAGGGTCTTTTGGGCGACAAGGCCAAGATTAGTATCTATGATCCCCAAGTGTCTGCAGACCAGATCCGGCGTGATCTTGCGATGAACAAGTTCGACTGGGATCACCCCATCCACCTCCAGCCGACGAGCCCAACAGCTGTGAAGGAGGTTACTGTGACCTGGGATGCATACGAGGCCACCAAGGGGGCACATGGTGTTTGCATCCTGACCGAGTGGGATGAGTTTAAAAGGCTGGACTATGCAAAGATCTATGAGAATATGCAGAAGCCTGCTTTTATCTTTGATGGGCGCAATGTCGTGGACCCTGAGAAGCTAAGGGAGATTGGCTTCATCGTTTACTCAATCGGGAAGCCATTGGATCAATGGCTTAAGGACATGCCTGCTGTCGTCTAG
- the LOC135633278 gene encoding protein WEAK CHLOROPLAST MOVEMENT UNDER BLUE LIGHT 1-like — protein sequence MGEIDTKPFESVKTALSFFEQKAGQNRCASSGNMEEQEEKDLCLLLKELANCKVQLEINKSANKQANLELEVYHKTVDDLSIQLENSVAEIDRYREKCQQAETKIAKLESENKVIAQSLLGSSEHESELLGIVDELKALQEEEHAMGSEVTASGRLHTMAERRAELMGQAIFLESDQRKKLLLHISALNEALFSSTLAAIEADKERYASFFRMEAELHITKEALAQSHDKLEGMKDHLDMMNNMENELFAKMIQVDYLQSELKQLEELYSACSRFALDVVTDANQLASEMETPERARSKYSSYLALMEAEKKRMHNELQSERDKVTDLNCQIELLSSRTQTLKHEMSEMRGREMDLEEEITTLKADLHRSRSRRILAAEARATVSQSGLYIAVQELALETKSSKMESQVQKKDAESEMEMDDKADYATETKRGKSDIIDGYGGMAILAKESNSLTQETGKAMGIADSPRSSGFERTSNADMLNEELEAATSRINDLRSNLEEATRRAELAEKAKAAIEDQLRKWRAEQTQRRAAADSLTKQRPKKDSNNGKRSTCTPSLPKSVLRHHADGSPPDFDGTHLNYVPLAKELSPGCCLKRKMMVQPEPAPH from the exons ATGGGAGAAATAGACACTAAGCCTTTTGAATCTGTAAAGACTGCATTATCCTTTTTTGAGCAGAAAGCCGGTCAGAATAGGTGCGCTTCCTCAGGAAACATG gaggagcaggaggagaaAGATCTATGCCTCTTGTTAAAAGAGTTAGCTAATTGCAAAGTGCAGCTGGAAATCAATAAATCTGCCAATAAACAAGCCAATCTGGAGCTTGAAGTCTATCATAAAACAGTTGATGATTTGTCAATCCAGTTGGAAAATTCTGTTGCTGAGATTGATAGATACAGGGAAAAATGTCAGCAAGCTGAAACCAAAATAGCTAAACTTGAATCTGAAAATAAAGTGATTGCACAGTCGCTCTTAGGATCCAGCGAGCACGAATCGGAACTACTTGGCATTGTGGATGAGTTGAAAGccttgcaagaagaagaacatgccATGGGATCTGAGGTCACTGCTTCAGGACGATTACATACTATGGCAGAAAGAAGAGCTGAGTTGATGGGGCAAGCAATTTTCTTAGAGAGTGATCAGAGAAAGAAGTTATTGCTGCACATTTCAGCACTAAATGAAGCCCTTTTTTCCTCTACACTGGCAGCCATTGAAGCAGATAAGGAGAGGTATGCTTCCTTTTTCAGAATGGAAGCAGAGTTGCACATTACTAAAGAGGCACTTGCTCAATCACATGATAAGCTAGAAGGGATGAAAGATCACTTGGATATGATGAATAACATGGAGAATGAACTATTCGCAAAAATGATACAAGTTGATTATTTGCAATCTGAACTGAAGCAATTAGAAGAGTTGTATAGTGCATGCTCAAGATTTGCTTTAGATGTTGTTACCGATGCAAACCAGCTCGCTTCGGAGATGGAAACACCAGAAAGGGCAAGATCCAAGTATTCAAGCTATCTTGCCTTGATGGAAGCCGAAAAAAAGAGAATGCACAACGAGCTTCAGAGTGAGAGAGATAAAGTGACTGATCTAAATTGCCAGATTGAGCTTCTTTCCAGTAGAACTCAAACACTGAAACACGAGATGTCTGAAATGAGGGGAAGAGAGATGGATCTTGAGGAAGAAATTACGACACTGAAAGCAGATCTTCACAGAAGCAGGTCAAGAAGAATTTTAGCTGCCGAAGCAAGGGCTACGGTTTCTCAATCTGGGTTGTATATTGCTGTGCAGGAACTAGCATTAGAAACTAAATCATCTAAGATGGAATCTCAAGTACAAAAGAAGGATGCAGAATCTGAAATGGAGATGGATGATAAAGCTGATTATGCGACTGAAACTAAACGTGGAAAGAGCGATATCATTGATGGTTATGGTGGAATGGCAATCTTAGCCAAGGAAAGCAATTCCTTAACCCAGGAGACCGGGAAAGCCATGGGAATTGCAGATTCTCCTCGCTCTTCTGGATTTGAACGAACTTCCAACGCTGACATGTTAAACGAAGAGCTGGAAGCTGCAACCTCTAGAATCAATGATTTGAGATCCAACCTGGAAGAGGCAACAAGAAGAGCCGAGCTGGCCGAGAAAGCTAAAGCAGCAATCGAGGATCAGCTGAGGAAGTGGAGAGCAGAGCAGACACAGAGAAGGGCTGCTGCAGATTCACTCACCAAGCAGCGTCCGAAGAAAGACAGCAACAATGGCAAGCGCTCCACTTGCACCCCATCACTGCCTAAATCAGTGCTTCGTCACCATGCAGATGGTTCTCCTCCAGATTTCGATGGAACACACCTCAATTATGTCCCTCTTGCTAAG